The Gloeocapsopsis sp. IPPAS B-1203 genome contains a region encoding:
- a CDS encoding endonuclease/exonuclease/phosphatase family protein, with translation MVSTLSNSSIHTADNDHLSEFLSDFVPDELQGTDHFLDVITWNIKFFNTRDPKRVEQITNIMQELNADLFVLQEIEAGSLDGVAQSLTEAGAGLYKVVYGTTGGDQRVALMYDMEWVKASTDIAEIFTDNPTVVVGTGRGSSRKAVFPRLPLYGSFVVRAIEEQEGELQEDPFDFELIGVHLKSQRGGGREQRSEAARLLADWLLMEATDEDVIIAGDWNAPADRPEWEAIQELEEQKILKFAGFNDNGEGSHLRVGGQRSRLDFIAVTHAIADAIEEKSADENNALGKSVVIEWNALLKNQRGQRTRKLLEQIIGTISDHLPVLTRFYFTDKDE, from the coding sequence ATGGTAAGCACCTTATCAAATTCTAGTATTCATACTGCTGATAATGACCATCTTTCCGAGTTTCTCAGTGACTTTGTTCCGGATGAGTTACAAGGAACAGATCATTTTCTAGACGTTATCACGTGGAATATCAAGTTCTTCAATACACGCGATCCTAAGCGTGTAGAACAGATTACAAATATTATGCAAGAGTTAAATGCAGATTTATTTGTACTTCAGGAAATAGAAGCAGGTTCACTCGATGGAGTTGCTCAAAGTTTAACTGAAGCAGGAGCCGGATTGTATAAAGTTGTCTATGGAACGACAGGCGGAGATCAGCGAGTCGCCTTGATGTATGACATGGAGTGGGTCAAAGCTTCTACAGATATCGCAGAAATTTTTACTGACAATCCTACAGTTGTTGTGGGGACAGGACGAGGTTCTAGTAGAAAAGCAGTTTTTCCTCGCTTACCATTGTACGGCAGCTTTGTTGTTAGAGCTATAGAGGAGCAGGAAGGGGAATTACAAGAAGATCCGTTTGATTTTGAACTGATTGGCGTACACTTAAAATCACAACGTGGTGGCGGTCGAGAACAACGTTCTGAAGCTGCAAGACTTTTAGCAGATTGGCTGCTAATGGAAGCTACCGATGAGGATGTCATCATAGCAGGTGATTGGAATGCTCCAGCCGATCGCCCAGAATGGGAAGCAATTCAAGAATTAGAAGAACAAAAAATTCTGAAATTTGCAGGGTTTAATGACAATGGTGAAGGTAGTCATTTACGAGTTGGTGGGCAAAGATCTCGTTTAGACTTTATTGCGGTTACTCACGCGATCGCTGATGCAATCGAAGAAAAATCGGCAGATGAAAATAATGCTTTAGGAAAATCAGTCGTCATTGAGTGGAATGCACTACTCAAAAATCAACGAGGACAGCGAACGAGAAAACTTCTAGAACAAATTATTGGTACTATCAGCGATCATCTTCCTGTACTAACACGATTTTACTTTACAGATAAAGACGAATAA
- a CDS encoding nucleoside triphosphate pyrophosphatase: protein MQFILASASPARRRLLQSVGIDPIVSPSNFDESQIQERDPRLLVKTLARSKAETVAPQFDSALIMGCDSVLSINGEIHGKPANTEEAIARWQKMRGNVGELYTGHALIDLQQQHTLVRCQVTRVYFANASDRQIEAYVATGEPLKCAGGFALEGKGGLFIEKLEGCHTNVIGLSLPLLRQMLSDLSYDITDFWL, encoded by the coding sequence ATGCAATTTATTCTTGCGTCTGCTTCCCCAGCGCGACGTCGTCTGTTACAAAGTGTGGGCATTGATCCTATAGTTTCCCCAAGTAACTTCGACGAATCTCAAATTCAAGAACGCGATCCGCGGTTGTTAGTCAAAACTTTAGCCCGCAGTAAAGCTGAAACGGTTGCACCTCAATTTGATTCTGCGCTGATTATGGGGTGCGATTCTGTTTTATCAATTAACGGAGAGATTCACGGTAAACCTGCTAATACTGAAGAAGCGATCGCCCGTTGGCAGAAAATGCGGGGTAATGTTGGTGAACTTTATACAGGTCATGCTCTCATTGACCTACAACAACAGCATACCTTGGTACGCTGCCAAGTCACGCGAGTTTACTTTGCCAATGCTAGCGATCGTCAAATTGAAGCTTATGTAGCGACAGGAGAACCTCTTAAGTGTGCGGGAGGTTTTGCATTAGAAGGCAAAGGGGGATTATTTATAGAGAAGTTAGAGGGCTGTCACACAAATGTGATTGGTTTGAGTTTACCGCTACTGCGCCAGATGTTGAGCGATCTTAGCTACGATATTACAGATTTTTGGCTTTAG
- the trmD gene encoding tRNA (guanosine(37)-N1)-methyltransferase TrmD produces MRFDIVTLFPDFFCSALKSGLLGKALARQIATVNLINPREFTTDKHHKVDDEPYGGGVGMLMKPEPIFAAIESLPALSRREIILMTPQGQTLKQPLLQDLATYEQLVVICGHYEGVDERVLHLVTREISLGDFVLTGGEIPALALINGVTRLLPGTVGKAESLKSESFEAGLLDYPQYTRPAEFRGWKVPDVLRSGNHEKIAQWRYEQQIARTRDRRPDLYAEWLENIKSQSDIDR; encoded by the coding sequence GTGCGATTTGATATAGTTACTCTGTTTCCAGATTTTTTTTGCTCTGCCCTGAAGTCAGGATTGTTAGGGAAAGCTTTAGCACGACAAATTGCTACAGTTAACTTAATCAATCCTCGCGAGTTTACAACAGATAAGCATCACAAAGTTGATGATGAACCTTACGGTGGTGGCGTGGGCATGTTGATGAAGCCTGAACCCATTTTTGCAGCAATTGAATCATTACCTGCTTTATCCCGACGGGAGATTATTCTGATGACTCCCCAAGGTCAAACACTAAAGCAACCTTTACTTCAAGACTTAGCGACATACGAGCAGTTAGTGGTGATTTGCGGTCATTATGAAGGTGTCGATGAGCGAGTACTTCATTTAGTCACGCGCGAGATTTCTTTAGGTGATTTTGTGCTGACTGGGGGCGAAATTCCGGCACTAGCGTTAATTAATGGTGTCACGCGGTTACTTCCTGGAACGGTAGGTAAAGCGGAATCGCTCAAATCTGAAAGTTTTGAAGCTGGGTTATTAGATTATCCACAGTATACACGTCCGGCGGAGTTTCGCGGGTGGAAAGTGCCTGATGTGTTACGTTCAGGAAATCATGAAAAAATTGCCCAGTGGCGATACGAACAACAAATTGCACGTACGCGCGATCGCCGCCCCGATCTCTATGCCGAATGGTTAGAAAATATCAAATCGCAATCAGATATAGACAGGTAA
- a CDS encoding SMP-30/gluconolactonase/LRE family protein, with translation MNSINESPKNVLRARARLGEGPIWHSQSQLLYWVDIYNHRVHEFDPKTGEQKFFDVGEVVGCIAPAGTDRFIMAQRHRLAFLDTSNGEVTPIIDVEKEKPSDIRLNDGKCDPVGRFWFGSMSTSGPTARLFRYDPDGSLHVLLTGLTVSNGLGWSPDHKTFYLTDSPLKKIYAFDFDLDSGNISHQRVFAEIDIDGVPDGLTVDRDGCVWSAIWDGWCVVKFDSTGKEMARISIPVQRPTCCVFGNQDLATLYITTASVGLSEEEIQKSFDSGDLFSLATNTSGMPTYEFAG, from the coding sequence ATGAATTCTATTAATGAATCGCCTAAAAATGTTCTCAGGGCTAGAGCAAGGCTAGGAGAAGGACCAATTTGGCATTCACAAAGTCAATTACTGTACTGGGTTGATATTTATAATCACCGAGTTCACGAATTCGATCCAAAAACAGGCGAACAAAAATTCTTTGATGTGGGCGAAGTTGTCGGTTGTATTGCACCAGCAGGAACAGACCGTTTTATTATGGCGCAGCGCCATCGATTGGCGTTTTTAGATACGAGTAACGGTGAAGTAACGCCGATTATTGATGTTGAAAAAGAAAAGCCATCAGATATTCGTCTCAATGATGGTAAATGCGATCCAGTAGGGCGTTTTTGGTTTGGTTCCATGTCTACAAGTGGACCTACAGCGCGGTTGTTTCGCTACGATCCTGATGGTTCGTTACACGTTCTTTTAACAGGTTTAACGGTATCAAATGGACTGGGATGGAGTCCCGATCACAAGACATTTTATTTAACTGATTCGCCTTTAAAAAAAATCTATGCCTTTGACTTTGATTTAGACAGTGGCAATATTAGTCATCAACGCGTGTTTGCTGAGATCGATATAGATGGCGTTCCTGATGGCTTGACGGTAGATCGAGACGGATGTGTTTGGTCGGCGATTTGGGATGGCTGGTGCGTTGTTAAGTTTGATTCGACAGGAAAAGAAATGGCGCGGATTTCTATACCTGTGCAGCGCCCTACGTGTTGTGTATTTGGCAATCAAGATTTAGCAACACTTTATATCACAACTGCGTCAGTCGGTTTGAGTGAAGAGGAAATTCAAAAAAGCTTTGATTCAGGAGACTTATTTAGCCTCGCTACAAATACTTCGGGTATGCCTACTTATGAATTTGCAGGGTGA
- a CDS encoding ABC transporter substrate-binding protein: MTFSLRRWIFAFFIIFFLLCQVILTACNPDLKAETARSQWVVSTLGDPKTFNYAFNQEFPHVFLFTAEGLTSLNAITTEIEPALAETWEISDDQKRIVFTLRENLKWSDGEPLTADDVVFTYQDIIANPAIPTDWKDTFKVGERGIFPQVNKIDDRRVEFLLPEPFAPFLSATTGGASNQVGILPKHALSKYITTKDSEGKPQFLSVWGTNTDPSQVIVNGPYKIESYTPGQRVIFRRNPHYWRKDSQGNPLPYIDRVVWQIIESTDTSVLQFRSGGLDSIEVSPENFSLLKREEKRGRFTVYNEGPRFTQTFISFNLNKGRRQNGNPVVDPVKSRWFNTLEFRQAIAHAIDRQTMLNNAFRGVGMIQDSPIFPQSPYYLSPEQGLKTYEYNQDKARELLLNAGFKYNPKGQLLDAEGNRVRFSLITNAENRTRVAMGAQIRQDLNRIGIQVDFNPINFNTLVDRLSNSLDWECHLLGFISGTIEPHDGANTWLPDGGLHTFNQKPLAGQEPLIGWEVADWEAEIGRLYIQGAQEFDEAKRKEIYAQTQRIAQENLPFIYLVNPLSLAAIRDRIQGVKYSALGSLSGTLWNKYELKVEDD, encoded by the coding sequence ATGACTTTTTCACTTCGCCGTTGGATATTTGCTTTTTTCATAATATTCTTCTTGCTATGTCAAGTCATCTTAACGGCTTGTAATCCAGATTTGAAAGCTGAGACTGCGCGATCGCAATGGGTTGTCAGTACGTTAGGCGATCCTAAAACGTTCAACTATGCATTTAATCAAGAATTCCCTCACGTATTTTTATTTACTGCAGAAGGATTAACTTCACTCAATGCAATCACAACAGAAATTGAACCAGCATTAGCCGAAACTTGGGAAATTTCTGACGATCAAAAGCGTATAGTTTTTACACTTCGCGAAAACTTAAAATGGTCTGACGGCGAGCCATTAACCGCTGATGATGTTGTCTTTACTTATCAAGATATTATTGCTAACCCAGCAATTCCTACAGATTGGAAAGATACTTTTAAAGTAGGTGAAAGGGGAATTTTTCCTCAAGTTAATAAAATAGACGATCGCCGTGTTGAATTTCTCCTACCGGAACCTTTTGCGCCTTTTTTAAGTGCAACTACAGGCGGTGCAAGCAATCAAGTTGGAATTTTACCAAAACACGCATTATCTAAATATATTACTACTAAAGATAGTGAAGGGAAACCTCAATTTTTATCAGTATGGGGCACAAACACAGATCCTAGCCAAGTTATTGTTAATGGTCCTTACAAAATTGAAAGTTATACTCCAGGTCAACGCGTTATCTTTCGGCGTAATCCTCACTACTGGCGTAAAGATAGTCAAGGAAATCCATTACCGTACATCGATCGTGTTGTTTGGCAAATCATCGAATCAACTGATACAAGTGTTTTACAATTTCGTTCGGGAGGATTAGATAGCATTGAAGTTTCACCCGAAAACTTTTCATTGCTAAAACGCGAGGAAAAGCGGGGTAGATTTACCGTCTACAATGAAGGACCAAGATTTACTCAAACTTTTATTTCTTTTAATCTTAACAAAGGGCGCAGACAGAATGGAAATCCTGTCGTCGATCCCGTTAAATCGCGTTGGTTTAATACATTAGAATTTCGCCAGGCGATCGCCCACGCAATCGATCGTCAAACAATGCTCAATAATGCATTTCGTGGCGTTGGAATGATTCAAGATTCACCAATTTTTCCCCAAAGTCCTTATTATCTTTCACCTGAACAAGGCTTGAAAACTTACGAATACAATCAAGATAAAGCAAGAGAATTATTACTCAACGCTGGGTTTAAATATAATCCCAAAGGTCAATTACTAGATGCTGAAGGTAATCGCGTTCGTTTTTCACTCATTACAAACGCCGAGAATAGAACTCGTGTTGCCATGGGGGCACAAATTAGGCAGGATTTAAATAGAATTGGCATTCAAGTTGATTTCAATCCTATAAATTTTAATACACTTGTCGATCGCCTTTCTAATTCACTCGATTGGGAATGTCATCTTTTAGGTTTTATCTCAGGAACCATTGAACCTCACGATGGTGCAAATACTTGGCTACCTGATGGTGGATTGCATACTTTTAATCAAAAACCTTTAGCAGGACAAGAACCATTAATAGGCTGGGAAGTCGCAGATTGGGAAGCAGAAATTGGGCGACTTTACATTCAAGGAGCGCAGGAATTTGATGAAGCTAAACGTAAAGAAATTTATGCGCAAACACAACGTATTGCTCAAGAAAATTTACCTTTTATTTATTTAGTGAATCCACTCTCACTTGCTGCAATTCGCGATCGCATTCAAGGCGTTAAATACTCAGCCCTCGGTTCACTTAGCGGTACGCTGTGGAACAAGTACGAACTAAAAGTAGAAGACGACTAA
- a CDS encoding CopG family transcriptional regulator: MKTKIRKQIYIEPEQEVRLKQLSQQTGSSEAEVIRQAIAQYTQGSEVFQRDLKCWEQERVFIENLISLGKITESRTWRRDDLYER; this comes from the coding sequence ATGAAGACAAAAATTAGAAAGCAGATTTACATTGAACCAGAACAAGAGGTGCGACTAAAACAGCTATCACAGCAAACAGGAAGTTCTGAGGCTGAAGTGATCCGTCAAGCAATCGCACAATATACTCAGGGAAGTGAAGTATTCCAGCGGGATCTGAAGTGCTGGGAGCAAGAACGTGTATTTATTGAGAACTTAATCTCGTTGGGGAAGATTACAGAATCGCGAACCTGGCGACGAGACGATTTGTATGAAAGATAG
- a CDS encoding PIN domain-containing protein, with protein sequence MKDRVLVDTNILVYAYDRSTPKQQQALEVLNQLAITGKGVLSTQVLAEFL encoded by the coding sequence ATGAAAGATAGAGTTTTGGTTGATACCAATATTCTTGTCTATGCATATGATCGTTCTACACCAAAACAGCAGCAAGCATTGGAAGTATTAAACCAATTAGCAATTACAGGAAAGGGCGTACTTAGCACACAGGTTTTAGCAGAATTTTTGTAA
- a CDS encoding HepT-like ribonuclease domain-containing protein encodes MCNFEIMREATKRISEDIKQKYPEVPWREIVGFRNILIHDYLKISLIRVWDVIEKDLSILKKQIELILQELGRL; translated from the coding sequence ATTTGCAACTTTGAAATCATGAGAGAGGCAACTAAACGAATATCAGAAGATATCAAACAAAAATATCCCGAAGTACCTTGGCGTGAAATTGTAGGATTCCGTAACATTTTAATTCATGATTATTTAAAAATAAGTTTGATTAGAGTATGGGATGTTATTGAAAAAGATTTATCTATACTCAAAAAACAAATAGAGTTGATTTTACAAGAGTTAGGACGACTGTAA
- a CDS encoding ABC transporter substrate-binding protein: protein MKATVKGILRRWSAVGLCFILAIALSGCNPANFETVAAQVPQIVVSVLSDPKTFNYALNQESPNIFGLTYDGLVTENPLTGAVEPALAESWEIAENNLRITFTLREGLRWSDGEPLTADDVDFTYNSVYLNEAIPTDTRDVLRIGESRQLPTVRQLDARTVEFTTPEPFAPFLRITGLPILPAHALREAVETKDSQGNPRFLTTWGVDTPPQKIIVNGPYQLEEYVTSQRVVYRRNPYYWRRDSQGNPQPYVERLIWQIVESTDTSLVQFRSQGLDSVAVTPEYFSLLKREEDRGRFTIYEDGPAPGTNFISFNLNKGRRNGRPLVNPVKSRWFNSPDFRRAIAYGIDRQRMINNIFRGLGQLQNSPISVQSPYYLSSEEGLKVYEYDPDRARELLRQAGFQYNSAGQLLDADGNRVRFSLITNAGNRIREAMGAQIKQDLSQIGIQVDFNPLAFSVLVDRLSNTLDWDCHLLGFTGGVEPNSSANIWSVDGGLHAFNQKLPPGQPPLEGREVADWEQQISDLYIDAARELDESQRKVIYAQTQQLTQEYLPFIYLVSPLAMTAVRDRIQGVQYSALGGAFWNIYELRTVD from the coding sequence ATGAAAGCTACAGTCAAAGGTATTTTACGTCGTTGGAGTGCTGTTGGGTTGTGCTTTATTTTGGCGATCGCGCTTTCGGGTTGTAATCCTGCTAATTTTGAAACAGTAGCCGCACAAGTTCCGCAAATTGTTGTTAGTGTTCTTAGCGATCCGAAAACTTTTAACTATGCGCTGAATCAAGAGTCCCCAAATATTTTTGGTTTGACCTACGACGGTTTAGTCACAGAAAATCCGCTGACAGGTGCAGTTGAACCAGCGTTAGCCGAATCGTGGGAGATTGCTGAAAATAACTTGAGAATTACCTTTACGTTACGCGAAGGATTAAGATGGTCTGACGGAGAACCATTAACTGCTGATGATGTAGATTTTACCTATAACAGCGTTTATCTTAACGAAGCAATTCCTACTGATACCAGAGATGTCTTACGTATTGGTGAAAGTAGACAATTACCAACTGTTCGTCAACTTGATGCACGTACAGTAGAATTCACCACTCCAGAACCTTTCGCGCCTTTTTTACGAATTACAGGTTTACCTATTTTACCTGCTCATGCTTTGCGCGAAGCAGTTGAAACCAAAGATTCGCAAGGAAATCCTCGATTTTTAACAACATGGGGAGTTGATACACCACCTCAAAAAATTATTGTGAATGGTCCTTATCAACTTGAGGAGTATGTAACGAGTCAGCGTGTCGTATATCGACGTAACCCCTACTACTGGCGGCGCGATTCTCAAGGCAATCCACAACCGTATGTTGAACGGCTCATTTGGCAAATTGTAGAATCAACTGATACATCGCTTGTTCAATTTCGTTCGCAAGGTTTAGATTCTGTCGCAGTTACACCTGAATACTTTTCACTGCTCAAACGCGAAGAAGATCGCGGCAGATTTACGATATACGAAGATGGTCCTGCACCTGGAACCAACTTTATCTCGTTCAATCTTAATAAAGGTCGCAGAAACGGTCGTCCATTAGTTAATCCAGTTAAGTCGCGATGGTTTAATTCTCCAGATTTCAGACGGGCGATCGCCTACGGAATTGATCGTCAACGGATGATTAATAATATCTTTCGTGGTTTAGGTCAGTTACAAAATTCGCCAATTTCTGTGCAAAGTCCTTACTATCTCTCATCAGAGGAAGGCTTAAAGGTATATGAATACGATCCCGATCGGGCAAGAGAATTATTGCGTCAAGCAGGATTTCAGTACAATAGTGCAGGTCAATTACTAGATGCTGATGGCAATCGCGTCCGCTTTTCGCTAATTACAAACGCAGGTAATCGCATTCGGGAAGCAATGGGCGCACAAATCAAACAAGACTTGAGCCAAATTGGTATTCAAGTTGATTTTAATCCTCTTGCTTTTAGTGTATTGGTAGATCGCTTATCTAATACTTTGGATTGGGATTGTCATTTATTAGGCTTTACTGGTGGTGTTGAACCTAACAGTAGTGCTAACATTTGGTCAGTTGACGGCGGTTTACACGCTTTCAATCAAAAACTACCTCCAGGACAACCACCCCTTGAAGGGCGAGAAGTTGCAGATTGGGAACAGCAAATTTCCGATCTTTATATTGATGCGGCGCGGGAGTTAGACGAGTCCCAACGCAAAGTAATTTATGCTCAAACTCAGCAATTAACTCAAGAATATTTACCGTTTATTTATCTCGTGAGTCCTTTAGCAATGACAGCTGTACGCGATCGCATTCAGGGCGTGCAATATTCTGCATTGGGTGGCGCTTTCTGGAATATTTATGAGCTGAGAACGGTAGATTAA
- the ispF gene encoding 2-C-methyl-D-erythritol 2,4-cyclodiphosphate synthase — MNIRIGNGYDIHQLSFDRRLILGGVEIPHDRGLLGHSDADVLTHAIMDAMLGALSLGDIGLYFPPTDPQWKGADSLVLLAKVNQLIGDRGWQIGNIDSVVVAERPKLKPHIQQMRSRLAEVLAVQPDQIGIKATTNEKLGPVGREEGIAAYAVVLLQQS; from the coding sequence ATGAACATTCGGATTGGTAACGGCTACGATATTCATCAATTAAGCTTTGATCGGCGTTTAATTTTGGGTGGTGTAGAAATTCCGCACGATCGCGGTTTACTCGGACATAGTGATGCTGATGTCCTTACTCATGCAATTATGGATGCGATGTTAGGCGCTTTGAGTTTGGGTGACATTGGGTTATATTTTCCCCCAACTGATCCGCAGTGGAAAGGTGCGGATAGTTTAGTTTTACTCGCTAAAGTGAATCAATTAATCGGCGATCGCGGCTGGCAAATTGGCAATATAGACTCGGTAGTTGTCGCAGAACGTCCGAAGTTGAAACCGCATATTCAACAAATGCGATCGCGCCTTGCAGAAGTTTTAGCAGTACAACCCGATCAAATTGGGATTAAAGCAACAACAAACGAAAAATTAGGTCCCGTAGGAAGAGAAGAAGGTATTGCAGCGTATGCAGTAGTGTTACTGCAACAAAGTTAG
- the psbP gene encoding photosystem II reaction center PsbP, translating to MLRRLLVILLIAVSVGLTSCTSAVSGLKSYVDSIDGYEFLYPNGWVPVSVSNGPDVVLHDLIETTENVSVVVSDVPEGKTLADLGNPSEVGYKLGKSAIAPVDSGREAELVNAAKLETETKTYYLLEYTVKLPNQQQRHNLASVAVSRGKLFTFNASTPERRWTKVKPTLDAVVKSFTVY from the coding sequence ATGTTAAGACGACTGTTAGTCATTTTGTTAATTGCTGTTAGCGTTGGTCTAACAAGCTGTACATCCGCCGTTTCTGGCTTGAAAAGTTATGTTGATAGCATCGATGGTTATGAGTTTTTGTATCCGAATGGCTGGGTTCCTGTTAGTGTATCGAATGGTCCTGATGTTGTACTTCACGATTTAATTGAAACAACTGAAAATGTTTCTGTCGTTGTCAGTGATGTTCCTGAAGGCAAAACCTTAGCTGATTTGGGAAACCCCAGCGAAGTAGGTTATAAACTCGGTAAAAGTGCAATCGCCCCTGTTGACTCTGGGCGAGAAGCTGAGTTAGTTAATGCTGCAAAATTAGAAACAGAGACAAAAACCTATTACCTTCTAGAGTACACAGTTAAACTACCCAATCAACAGCAACGCCATAACCTAGCTAGTGTTGCCGTCAGTCGTGGTAAGCTATTCACTTTCAATGCCTCTACCCCCGAACGACGTTGGACAAAAGTTAAGCCTACACTAGATGCAGTCGTCAAATCTTTTACAGTTTATTAG
- a CDS encoding nucleotidyltransferase family protein, with product MPIVNELLQEKRQEILQIAAKHGAYNVRVFGSVARGEDKADSDIDFLIDVGPHSPWFPAGLIIDLEELLGRKVDVAEPDNLQQCIREQVLQEAIPL from the coding sequence ATGCCAATTGTTAACGAACTTCTTCAGGAAAAGCGGCAAGAAATTTTACAAATTGCAGCAAAACACGGGGCTTATAACGTCCGTGTATTTGGTTCAGTAGCACGCGGAGAAGATAAAGCTGATAGCGACATAGATTTTTTAATAGATGTAGGTCCCCATAGTCCATGGTTTCCTGCAGGTTTGATTATAGATCTAGAGGAGTTACTAGGGCGAAAAGTAGATGTAGCTGAACCAGATAATCTGCAACAATGCATTCGAGAACAAGTTTTACAAGAGGCAATACCTTTGTAA
- the larB gene encoding nickel pincer cofactor biosynthesis protein LarB, translating into MTQPEALRSLLESVAAGEVNPAEALDKLKHLNYEPVGDFARVDHHRRLRTGFPEVIWGLGKTPDQIAQIMIAMRDRGSVVMATRIEPEVYAQLQEKVPNLHYYAMARICAIAPTIEPQYSGTISILSAGTADLPVAEEAAVTAELSGFRVQRLWDVGVAGIHRLLNNRHVIESADVLIVVAGMEGALPSVVAGLADCPVIAVPTSIGYGASFGGLAPLLTMLNSCAAGVGVVNIDNGFGAAVLAGQILRTVNKWQSQK; encoded by the coding sequence GTGACACAACCCGAAGCTTTACGATCGCTCTTAGAATCTGTTGCTGCTGGTGAAGTTAATCCAGCAGAGGCTTTAGATAAGCTGAAACATTTAAACTATGAACCTGTAGGTGATTTTGCGCGTGTCGATCATCATCGCCGTTTACGCACAGGTTTTCCTGAAGTTATTTGGGGACTAGGTAAAACACCCGATCAGATTGCCCAAATTATGATCGCGATGCGCGATCGCGGTTCTGTCGTTATGGCGACACGGATCGAACCAGAAGTTTATGCACAACTACAAGAAAAAGTACCGAATTTGCATTACTATGCCATGGCGCGAATTTGTGCAATTGCTCCTACCATAGAACCTCAATACTCTGGTACAATTAGCATTCTTTCTGCTGGTACTGCTGATTTACCAGTAGCAGAAGAAGCTGCTGTTACTGCTGAACTTTCTGGTTTTCGCGTTCAAAGGTTATGGGATGTTGGCGTTGCTGGTATTCACCGTCTACTGAATAATCGCCATGTCATTGAATCAGCAGATGTCTTAATTGTCGTTGCAGGAATGGAAGGCGCGTTACCAAGTGTCGTTGCAGGTTTAGCCGATTGTCCTGTAATCGCAGTTCCTACCAGTATTGGTTATGGTGCGAGTTTTGGTGGATTAGCCCCCCTCTTGACAATGCTCAACTCTTGTGCTGCGGGAGTCGGAGTAGTCAATATTGATAATGGCTTTGGTGCGGCTGTATTAGCAGGGCAAATTTTGAGAACAGTGAACAAGTGGCAATCACAAAAGTAA
- a CDS encoding cyanophycinase: MAQLEAQLLEMRKPQSTTTAVLIIGGAEDKVHGREILQTFFNRAGGQNAHIAIIPSASREPAIIGNRYMSIFEEMGAKQIELLDIRERQQCEDLNVQKCLETCTGVFWTGGDQLRLCGVLADTPAMETIRQRVQCNELTLAGTSAGAAVMGHYMIAGGGSGESPNRSLVDLGTGLGIIPELIVDQHFQNRNRMARLISAIACYPDRLGIGIDEDTCALIESDGTLQVMGKGTVTVIDPGEVTHTNYSAVTATEPLSLHNLRLHILSYGDRYHLYKRKVLSASHLQK; this comes from the coding sequence ATGGCGCAATTAGAAGCTCAATTGCTAGAAATGAGAAAGCCCCAATCTACTACAACTGCCGTATTGATTATAGGTGGTGCTGAAGACAAAGTTCACGGCAGAGAAATATTACAAACGTTTTTTAACCGCGCTGGCGGACAAAATGCTCACATCGCGATTATTCCCTCAGCTTCACGCGAACCAGCCATCATTGGCAACAGATACATGAGTATCTTTGAAGAAATGGGAGCTAAGCAAATTGAGCTACTAGACATTCGCGAGCGACAGCAGTGTGAAGATCTTAATGTCCAAAAGTGTTTAGAAACTTGCACCGGAGTATTTTGGACTGGTGGAGATCAACTTCGTTTATGTGGTGTATTAGCTGATACTCCGGCAATGGAGACAATTCGCCAACGCGTACAGTGTAACGAACTAACATTAGCTGGAACGAGTGCCGGAGCTGCTGTAATGGGTCATTATATGATTGCGGGTGGTGGCAGTGGCGAGTCGCCAAATCGTTCCTTGGTTGATTTAGGAACAGGCTTAGGGATTATTCCTGAGTTGATTGTCGATCAACACTTTCAAAACCGCAACCGCATGGCACGCTTAATTAGTGCGATCGCTTGCTATCCAGATCGTTTGGGTATTGGTATTGATGAAGATACCTGCGCTTTGATCGAAAGTGATGGAACTTTACAAGTGATGGGGAAAGGAACTGTCACTGTAATTGATCCTGGTGAAGTAACACATACTAATTACAGTGCAGTTACAGCTACCGAACCTTTGAGCCTACATAACTTACGTCTACACATTCTCAGTTATGGCGATCGCTATCACTTGTATAAGCGCAAAGTTTTATCTGCTAGTCATCTCCAAAAGTAA